From a single Fusarium fujikuroi IMI 58289 draft genome, chromosome FFUJ_chr03 genomic region:
- a CDS encoding probable cyanate lyase, producing the protein MANEGRIATLDSNIADRLPAFSKTLFDGKAAKDLSFEAIAKHLGRSEVAVAALFYGQATASPEDVEKLSEILDLPKETLAAQLTGFPNRGQAGPMPPTEPLIYRLYEIVQNYGYAYKAILNEKFGDGIMSAICFSTTVDKEVDEAGSPWVVITLKGKWLPFSRF; encoded by the exons ATGGCCAACGAAGGACGCATTGCCACTCTGGAT TCAAACATCGCCGATAGGCTTCCAGCCTTCTCCAAGACTCTCTTTGACGGAAAGGCCGCCAAGGACCTGAGCTTTGAGGCAATTGCAAAACACCTAGGCCGTAGCGAAGTTGCAGTGGCAGCATTGTTCTACGGACAGGCCACCGCCTCGcctgaggatgttgagaagctaTCAGAGATCCTTGATCTTCCAAAGGAGACGTTGGCTGCCCAACTAACGGGCTTCCCTAACCGTGGCCAGGCTGGGCCCATGCCTCCCACTGAGCCTCTCATCTACCGACTGTACGAGATTGTTCAGAACTATGGATATGCTTACAAGGCTATTCTAAATGAGAAGTTTGGAGATGGCATAATGAGTGCTATTTGCTTCTCGACTACCGTGGATAAGGAGGTGGATGAGGCAGGCTCACCATGGGTCGTTATCACATTGAAGGGCAAATG GCTTCCCTTTAGTCGTTTCTAA
- a CDS encoding related to samB — protein MREVNFSIPNVNKASVGITTALYDRRALDCTSTLPLINSLNHLAYLTTSSARIRDILTVDGGIERLVCILKQGRSKDMMGMWKWNLAFQCVVNIGVRGTENVRTRVVEADMVPVIATILDNYTKAVDKCREKAEEAKQKQSYDHHRHRSHEHRSTPKASSSNSALASASTSSSSSTTVGASAFGHRSSSRVDATEQRSRRHGPPPSIDVSASYAGPSTAAPQQQTQQQSTDTAMGNSQWSQSSSDRSTSWGSSRHQPLRGLESRHATTSAPRQAMQPLATAIPATETLEGFVRPVRDIDRLASMAPFGSDLLSQPTSPTTPLPPPQMRSPTVRPASALGSQRSRRRPSIRHQNSTADADDINGDSMPSDESPETEMTGTDNLQSAVGIQDITMEDGDTMLGDTALDLATPTVSETHQEASTFNINHRSPMDGSITNNNTPTPVPAIGLSPNRPTLNTPPQPPLAATTVPRYLLDRNFVPNPQMVAAMPREEDVLMSLQLLAYVSKYCGLRSYFQKSHLVPRLKIGKELAAIDKDMSAMDEEEEEPEVYDEDADDEEYLLPNDFNLFPLVEKFTVRYHSTDMQYWAGVVMRNLCRKDDTRGGIRQCAYYQCGKWEEYTRQFAKCRRCRRTKYCSKECQKSAWAFHRHWCVAATQ, from the coding sequence ATGAGGGAAGTCAATTTCAGTATCCCCAACGTCAATAAGGCGTCCGTCGGTATCACCACCGCCCTATATGACCGCCGTGCTCTCGACTGCACTTCGACCCTCCCCCTCATCAACTCCCTCAACCATCTCGCCTATCTCACCACATCCTCTGCTCGCATCCGTGACATCCTCACCGTCGACGGAGGCATCGAGCGTCTCGTTTGCATTCTCAAGCAAGGTCGTAGTAAAGATATGATGGGAATGTGGAAGTGGAACCTTGCTTTTCAGTGTGTTGTCAATATCGGCGTCCGAGGCACGGAAAACGTCCGCACCAGAGTTGTTGAGGCTGACATGGTTCCTGTCATCGCTACCATCCTCGACAACTATACAAAAGCTGTTGATAAATGCCGCGAGAAGGCGGAGGAGGCCAAACAGAAGCAGAGCTACGACCATCACCGTCACCGAAGCCATGAACACCGTTCAACCCCTAAAGCTTCGTCCTCCAACTCAGCATTGGCCTCTGCCTctacatcatcttcgtcttccacAACAGTAGGTGCCTCTGCGTTTGGTCATCGATCTAGTTCTCGTGTCGATGCCACTGAGCAGCGATCTCGTCGTCACGGCCCACCGCCGTCCATTGATGTCTCAGCCTCTTATGCTGGGCCATCCACCgctgctcctcagcagcagacgCAACAACAATCCACGGATACTGCTATGGGCAACTCTCAATGGTCTCAGTCTTCTTCAGATCGATCTACGTCTTGGGGTTCATCTCGTCACCAGCCCCTGAGAGGTCTTGAAAGTCGTCACGCCACGACTTCGGCCCCCCGTCAGGCCATGCAACCCCTTGCAACTGCAATCCCCGCCACTGAGACTCTTGAGGGCTTTGTGAGACCTGTTCGTGATATCGACCGCCTTGCGTCGATGGCACCATTCGGCTCAGATCTGTTATCTCAACCCACATCACCGACTACGCCATTGCCGCCACCCCAGATGCGGTCGCCCACCGTTCGCCCAGCATCTGCTCTTGGCTCCCAGCGTTCTCGTCGACGCCCATCGATCCGCCACCAGAACTCGACTGCCGATGCCGACGACATTAATGGAGACAGCATGCCGTCAGACGAGTCACCTGAGACGGAGATGACAGGTACTGACAACCTGCAGTCAGCTGTTGGTATCCAGGACATCACTATGGAAGATGGTGACACTATGCTCGGCGATACAGCTCTTGACTTGGCTACACCAACTGTCTCCGAGACCCACCAGGAGGCCAGTACTTTCAACATTAACCACCGTAGCCCCATGGACGGAAGTAttaccaacaacaacactcCGACTCCGGTTCCTGCAATTGGCCTCTCACCTAACCGTCCTACGTTGAACACGCCCCCTCAGCCCCCTCTAGCCGCCACTACCGTCCCTCGATATCTCCTCGACCGTAACTTTGTTCCCAACCCTCAGATGGTCGCTGCGATGCCCCGAGAAGAGGATGTGCTCATGTCTTTGCAGCTTCTTGCCTATGTCTCGAAGTACTGTGGTCTTCGCTCTTATTTCCAGAAGAGCCACCTCGTTCCTCGCCTTAAGATTGGCAAGGAGCTCGCTGCCATTGATAAGGACATGTCTGCcatggatgaagaagaggaagaaccCGAGGTCtacgatgaagatgccgacGACGAGGAGTATCTGCTCCCCAACGACTTCAACCTCTTCCCACTGGTCGAGAAGTTCACAGTCCGCTACCACAGCACTGATATGCAGTACTGGGCCGGCGTTGTTATGCGAAATCTCTGCCGCAAGGATGACACACGTGGAGGCATCCGCCAATGTGCATACTACCAGTGCGGCAAATGGGAAGAGTACACTCGCCAATTCGCCAAGTGTCGTCGATGCCGACGCACCAAATACTGCAGCAAAGAGTGCCAGAAGAGTGCTTGGGCTTTCCACCGCCACTGGTGTGTAGCGGCCACACAGTAA
- a CDS encoding related to rRNA processing protein EBP2 produces the protein MALAAEKGTDFKKLKLLKKQKEAEKRNAAARGADKDDEKKKTIEIEAEFEDDDEEDEEEEEEEEEEDEEPQYDLNAINDSDDSDSSIELEEKIVRKPKRDTLKKSEIAKLAAEKKAAAQEDEDEEEDEDEEDIPMSDLEDLEDEDKEDIIPHQRLTINNTTALLAALNRISIPTDKSVPFATHQSIISTDLTSEAIPDVSDDLQRELAFYSQSLEAARSARKLLRKENVPFSRPKDYFAEMIKEDAHMEKVKAKLVEEASNKKAAQEARKLRDLKKFGKQVQVAKLQERQKAKRETLEKIKNLKRKRSETGGAGLDTKEADIFDVGVEKEMKGHNPRAGAGRGQVGAGANHKRAKKNEKYGFGGKKRHAKSGDAMSSGDLSGFDPKKMKAGSRVSKSRPGKARRKAMGSR, from the exons ATGGCCCTCGCCGCCGAGAAGGGCACagacttcaagaagctcaagctcctgaaaaagcagaaggaggctgagaagcgCAACGCTGCTGCTCGCGGGGCAGACAAggacgacgagaagaagaagaccattgagattgaggctgagtttgaagacgatgatgaagaagacgaggaggaggaggaggaggaggaggaggaagacgaggaaccTCAG TACGATTTGAACGCCATCAACGACAGCGACGACTCAGATTCTTCAATCGAGCTCGAGGAAAAGATTGTTCGCAAGCCAAAGAGAGATACACTCAAGAAAAGCGAAATCGCAAAGCTAGCAGCTGAGAAAAAGGCCGCGGCCcaagaggacgaggacgaggaggaagatgaagatgaagaggatatcCCCATGTCTGATCTCGAAGACCTCGAAGATGAGGACAAGGAAGACATCATTCCCCACCAGCgcctcaccatcaacaacacaacCGCTCTCCTCGCCGCGCTGAACCGCATCTCCATCCCCACAGACAAGTCCGTCCCATTCGCCACCCATcaatccatcatctcaacagACTTGACCTCTGAGGCTATCCCCGACGTATCAGACGATCTGCAGCGCGAGCTCGCCTTCTACAGCCAAAGTCTCGAGGCCGCTCGCTCTGCCCGCAAGCTTCTCCGAAAAGAAAATGTTCCCTTCTCACGTCCCAAGGATTACTTCgccgagatgatcaaggaggaTGCCCATATggagaaggtcaaggctaAGCTTGTGGAGGAGGCGTCCAACAAGAAGGCTGCCCAGGAGGCTCGCAAGCTGCGCGACCTCAAGAAGTTCGGAAAGCAGGTCCAGGTTGCTAAGCTCCAGGAGCGACAAAAGGCCAAgcgtgagactcttgagaagatcaagaacctcaagcgAA AGCGCTCAGAAACCGGTGGTGCTGGTCTCGACACCAAGGAAGCCGATATCTTCGACGTTGGTGTCGAGAAGGAAATGAAGGGCCACAACCCTCGCGCAGGCGCTGGTCGCGGCCAAGTCGGCGCTGGAGCCAACCACAAGcgagccaagaagaacgagaagTACGGCTTCGGCGGCAAGAAGCGCCACGCCAAGTCAGGCGACGCCATGAGCTCCGGCGATCTCAGCGGTTTCGaccccaagaagatgaaggccgGCAGCAGAGTTTCCAAGTCTCGGCCCGGCAAGGCGAGACGGAAGGCCATGGGCTCTCGGTAA
- a CDS encoding related to SREBP cleavage activating protein: MLTYPIPYLFTSDYVNGASNLPHHAWTVAQPLHYVASIRPDVMMRSIWVHGSYMQALEQDLLVSALELQNELLGNTENFRPIRARHVARSLPEPGADLSTTQRDAFHAINGLNNQSWFFHSPLQYWDCIKENILVDPDILATVNDKKTQSTSVNVTLRHSIVFSGKRFEERRLVAADALVITLIYLRDSPVGQQWERKAGLLPDKVSNKWDIYPSDGRSTSSQLYEFQFRPISRKDTAILAVAYVLTSIYFLMSLSKLRAFKSKFGLIVTVVSQIAFSVMSSFTVCAIFRLDLSRIPRAAYPLVVLSMSLENIFRLINAVILTPPEDSTSSRIGNAFGETAHTAITSSLQNVFLLLMLSRWVSPGVSAFCLFATVAIVFDLFYLSTFFLSVLSVDVRRTELSDALAKASMRHNRRGSDFKPRGTWELVLQGKATLSTRIAGTVIMLGFVLIAQWHFFEEGTIFNFFSRLHRGHGTLESSGSSQSPLDSIHQARSPKSWLRLQDHETAQEIISIIRPTAHSYVARVFEPVVFVMKGSDRMPHLKEPTLLPALYDFINHQLTRFVVILLVVIASVRLLTSFLLWEDKSDDDRHSDTDPTLDVKSFTGGHRLDVVMLAAAADGHVVSVGLDRTIQVWDARHDIFPYTIVDGCRTNDAPFPVLAMTIDDNSKWLAILSPTKIALWNIKDKVWGPPLSVNLQGQKSEAFFFGSSDTNSDIPRLVLVRRNGTLTEFMPEAGEGADYGICRSPLTCVRPLIGKRSKQAAPLIAIITASRRGCVHAATRETLSWNSRSVHLEGIEQDGVHQVVPLSSLGLFLIAGISRVHLVDMEDYNLVYTFSTEPMAQRSLQSAFFVRPSSQPVSNGLAWFTLCYTGAESGDCIVQTFVPPGEHDMIYYQSSVVPEAPGWCAWESVKETKRHIKNPGSWSVLSDGCVVGIRQKPTRVLDVETNGRHKADGLRHRSPRKEPGRDMFGRWEIWTAPQSGQLRTDETRPLFQDNERAGHLIVTDIGPMVRVGQRSVAFSFGNVVKLVTVGGHERFENGMADKSLENLNIGSRRRKPGALVRPRAWT; encoded by the exons ATGCTAACTTATCCCATCCCTTACCTCTTTACAAGCGACTATGTCAACGGCGCTTCTAACCTCCCTCATCATGCTTGGACTGTCGCTCAGCCACTACATTATGTTGCCAGCATTCGTCCCGATGTCATGATGCGCTCAATCTGGGTTCATGGCAGTTATATGCAGGCATTGGAACAAGACCTGCTCGTTTCTGCCTTGGAACTGCAAAATGAGTTGCTTGGAAATACTGAGAACTTTCGCCCAATCCGCGCTCGACATGTTGCCCGTTCTTTACCAGAACCAGGAGCCGATCTCTCGACAACTCAACGGGATGCTTTCCATGCTATCAACGGCCTGAATAACCAGTCTTGGTTCTTTCACTCGCCACTTCAGTACTGGGACTGTATAAAAGAGAACATATTAGTCGACCCTGATATCCTGGCAACCGTCAACGACAAAAAAACTCAGTCTACATCAGTCAATGTCACGCTCAGACACTCCATCGTTTTTAGTGGAAAACGATTCGAGGAACGTCGTCTCGTTGCTGCAGACGCTCTCGTCATCACACTCATTTATCTACGAGATTCGCCCGTCGGCCAACAGTGGGAAAGAAAAGCCGGCTTGTTACCTGACAAGGTTTCCAATAAATGGGACATCTACCCGTCTGACGGTCGGTCAACCTCGAGCCAGCTTTATGAGTTTCAGTTTCGCCCTATATCTCGCAAAGATACAGCTATTCTTGCAGTCGCGTATGTATTAACGTCAATCTACTTCCTTATGAGCTTATCAAAACTGAGGGCTTTCAAGTCCAAGTTTGGCCTCATTGTCACGGTCGTGTCCCAGATCGCTTTCTCTGTCATGTCAAGCTTCACCGTGTGCGCCATCTTCAGACTTGACCTATCACGCATCCCAAGAGCAGCCTACCCGCTTGTTGTTCTCTCCATGAGTCTCGAGAATATCTTCAGGCTTATCAATGCCGTCATCCTCACTCCTCCTGAAGACTCAACAAGCAGCCGTATTGGCAATGCATTTGGAGAAACTGCCCATACAGCTATCACCAGCTCACTGCAAAACGTGTTTCTTCTGTTGATGCTTTCACGCTGGGTGTCCCCTGGTGTTTCGGCCTTCTGCTTATTTGCCACTGTCGCGATTGTGTTCGACCTTTTTTACCTttcgaccttcttcttgtctgtTCTCAGCGTTGATGTCCGCCGTACCGAACTTAGTGATGCGCTTGCCAAAGCTTCGATGCGTCATAATCGTAGAGGCTCTGATTTTAAGCCTCGGGGAACGTGGGAACTTGTACTTCAAGGCAAAGCTACCTTGTCGACACGCATAGCAGGCACCGTCATCATGCTTGGTTTCGTCCTCATCGCCCAATGGCACTTTTTCGAGGAAGGAACTAtctttaacttcttttcgCGCCTTCATCGAGGACATGGCACCCTGGAAAGCAGTGGCTCGTCACAGAGCCCTCTGGACTCCATACACCAAGCACGCAGCCCTAAGTCCTGGCTTCGTTTACAAGATCACGAAACGGCTCAAGAAAttatcagcatcatcagacCCACGGCACATAGCTACGTTGCGAGAGTATTTGAGCCGGTTGTCTTCGTCATGAAAGGTTCGGATCGTATGCCTCATCTTAAGGAACCGACTCTACTACCGGCACTTTATGACTTCATCAACCATCAACTCACTCGATTTGTTGTCATACTTCTGGTCGTGATTGCGAGTGTCCGGCTGCTCACATCGTTCCTCCTGTGGGAAGACAAAAGTGACGATGATCGTCACTCGGATACCGATCCCACACTTGACGTCAAGTCTTTTACCGGAGGGCACAGACTCGATGTTGTAATGCTTGCCGCAGCGGCCGATGGCCATGTTGTATCGGTCGGATTGGATCGCACAATACAAGTTTGGGATGCCCGGCACGACATATTCCCGTACACCATCGTTGATGGCTGCCGCACAAACGATGCCCCCTTTCCCGTGCTCGCCATGACTATCGATGACAATTCCAAGTGGTTGGCCATATTATCACCCACCAAGATAGCTTTATGGAACATAAAAGACAAAGTCTGGGGGCCTCCACTCTCCGTCAACCTTCAAGGCCAGAAATCTGAGGCCTTCTTTTTCGGCTCGTCCGACACAAACAGCGATATCCCTCGACTGGTTCTCGTACGCAGAAACGGGACACTTACCGAATTCATGCCGGAAGCAGGAGAAGGGGCAGACTACGGCATCTGTAGAAGTCCACTTACATGTGTCAGACCTCTGATCGGGAAGC GGAGCAAGCAGGCAGCGCCATTAATTGCCATTATCACCGCATCTAGAAGAGGCTGTGTTCACGCAGCGACAAGAGAGACGCTTTCCTGGAATTCCCGAAGTGTTCATCTTGAGGGCATTGAACAAGACGGAGTTCATCAAGTAGTGCCTCTTTCTTCACTGGGTCTCTTCTTGATTGCAGGAATCAGTCGCGTTCATCTCGTGGATATGGAAGACTACAATCTTGTCTATACGTTTTCAACGGAACCCATGGCCCAGCGCTCACTTCAAAGCGCTTTCTTCGTTCGGCCTTCCTCACAGCCAGTGTCCAATGGCCTTGCGTGGTTTACCTTATGTTATACTGGAGCTGAGTCAGGGGATTGCATTGTACAAACCTTTGTCCCTCCAGGAGAGCATGACATGATTTATTACCAAAGCTCTGTGGTCCCCGAAGCTCCAGGCTGGTGTGCGTGGGAATCAGTCAAGGAAACAAAAAGACATATAAAGAACCCTGGCTCATGGAGTGTTCTATCTGACGGTTGTGTTGTGGGCATTCGGCAAAAGCCAACCCGAGTTTTAGATGTCGAAACCAACGGACGGCACAAAGCAGATGGGCTTCGACACCGATCCCCGCGCAAAGAACCGGGACGGGATATGTTTGGTCGTTGGGAGATTTGGACCGCGCCGCAGAGTGGCCAGTTAAGAACTGACGAGACGCGACCGCTATTTCAAGATAACGAGAGAGCTGGACACTTGATCGTGACAGACATTGGCCCCATGGTTCGAGTCGGCCAGCGATCAGTTGCCTTTAGCTTTGGCAATGTGGTGAAACTGGTCACAGTTGGAGGGCACGAGCGGTTTGAGAATGGTATGGCAGATAAGAGCTTGGAAAATTTGAATATCGGAAGCAGACGTCGAAAGCCAGGCGCACTGGTACGACCTAGAGCTTGGACTTAG
- a CDS encoding related to CYB2-L-lactate dehydrogenase (cytochrome b2), whose product MTDHLPPLPAEYARGLELIDAAHAQDSRTVEAPDGTTIQFELNYAQKMTKWLARRCPDASPVLQLACRAQHFRRWEIPRSSYPMTRPGYLTWRAKLKAQAAAQVAELLASPEIQPPIPEEDRARVAALIRKENLKADEETQVLEDTACLVFLDDQFDDFEKKSDLDEAKMIGILQKTWGKMGERGRELALEMNHSDRAKELIGKALAG is encoded by the exons ATGACCGACCATCTCCCTCCCCTCCCCGCCGAGTACGCTCGaggccttgagctcatcgacgCTGCTCATGCCCAAGATTCAAGGACAGTCGAAGCCCCTGACGGAACCACGATCCAATTCGAGCTCAACTACGCTCAAAAGATGACCAAGTGGCTCGCCCGCCGATGCCCTGACGCCAGTCCTGTTCTCCAGCTCGCCTGTCGAGCACAGCACTTCCGAAG ATGGGAGATCCCTCGAAGCAGTTACCCAATGACTCGTCCCGGCTACTTGACTTGGAGAgcaaagctcaaggctcaGGCCGCCGCTCAAGTCGCCGAGCTCCTTGCTTCTCCAGAGATTCAACCCCCCATTCCCGAGGAGGACCGCGCTCGAGTGGCTGCCCTGATCCGCAAGGAGAACCTCAAGGCGGATGAAGAGACACAGGTTCTTGAGGACACAGCATGCCTGGTCTTTCTTGACGATCAGTTTgacgactttgagaagaagtcggaTCTGGACGAGGCAAAGATGATAGGCATCCTTCAGAAGACATGGGGCAAGATGGGAGAAAGGGGGCGGGAGCTGGCCCTCGAGATGAACCACAGCGACAGGGCCAAGGAGCTGATAGGAAAGGCACTCGCTGGCTGA